The Astatotilapia calliptera chromosome 14, fAstCal1.2, whole genome shotgun sequence genome includes a region encoding these proteins:
- the LOC113036809 gene encoding uncharacterized protein LOC113036809 codes for MAGRGQDSFNLFTPVAGRGWRLSGADEVRDRSIMSRDEPAESDDIIRNKAHERQSSTPALSDDSTHKELRELIGELGTQIGESIASRLLSSQVPLGPNQTAPAESPKVKSPDTTLDLSKVNLVVRQDIKDPPMYRGDDADKYSVHEWIDMMEVSLEKRGLSRAVQVDEVLNHLLGRAKNIVKVGLKSNSCSGVVTNPETIYAILRRYFSDSPGSCQPLADFYATQAVAKETPVDYWVRLNIAAEAADKHLQRQGGKMENMEAEIAMMFIRNCPDPSLACVFKCKPISKWTVMEVQEAIDEHQRECHAKKKSLGSARPHPLLVATATTTSESPEFELNHAQVGTVKCSQDSPGKAAGAAASDPSALDRVLSMLERVLERSNQPVHPVIRPQPLASARFPSCQVCGNSSHSTRTHCMRERRCLGCLEVGHQRKDCPRAAEPITQQNNPQGN; via the coding sequence ACAGGTCTATAATGTCGCGTGATGAGCCAGCAGAGTCAGATGACATTATTCGAAATAAAGCTCATGAGCGCCAGTCCTCAACCCCTGCTTTGAGCGACGACAGCACACACAAAGAGCTACGTGAGCTCATTGGTGAATTGGGAACCCAGATAGGTGAATCAATCGCTAGCCGGCTACTATCCAGTCAAGTCCCACTTGGTCCAAACCAGACAGCTCCAGCCGAGTCCCCCAAAGTTAAGAGCCCTGACACCACTCTCGACCTCTCCAAAGTGAACTTAGTGGTCCGACAAGATATCAAAGACCCACCTATGTACAGAGGTGATGATGCGGATAAGTACTCTGTTCATGAGTGGATAGACATGATGGAAGTGTCCTTAGAGAAGAGAGGGTTGTCTAGAGCCGTGCAGGTGGATGAAGTCTTAAACCACCTCCTCGGCAGAGCTAAAAACATTGTTAAGGTGGGTTTGAAAAGTAACTCATGTTCTGGTGTAGTGACCAACCCTGAGACCATCTATGCCATACTCAGGCGTTATTTTAGTGATAGTCCTGGCTCCTGTCAACCACTGGCTGACTTCTATGCCACCCAAGCAGTTGCAAAAGAGACCCCAGTAGACTATTGGGTGAGGCTTAATATCGCTGCTGAGGCAGCTGACAAGCATTTACAGCGTCAGGGAGGCAAAATGGAGAACATGGAGGCAGAGATAGCCATGATGTTTATCAGAAATTGTCCTGATCCCAGCCTCGCCTGTGTTTTCAAATGTAAGCCCATCAGTAAATGGACAGTAATGGAGGTTCAGGAAGCCATTGATGAACACCAAAGAGAGTGTCATGCAAAAAAGAAGAGCCTGGGCTCTGCCAGACCCCATCCCCTCCTCGTGGCCACTGCGACAACCACAAGCGAGTCGCCTGAGTTTGAACTGAACCATGCCCAAGTAGGTACAGTAAAATGTTCCCAGGACAGCCCGGGTAAGGCTGCTGGAGCTGCCGCTTCAGACCCAAGTGCTCTAGACCGCGTGCTCAGTATGCTGGAGAGGGTGTTAGAGCGCTCCAACCAGCCTGTCCACCCCGTAATTAGACCACAGCCTCTAGCCTCAGCCAGGTTCCCTTCGTGCCAGGTTTGTGGCAATAGCTCACATTCCACGCGCACTCACTGCATGAGAGAGAGGAGATGTCTAGGTTGCCTGGAGGTTGGGCATCAGAGGAAAGACTGCCCCAGAGCAGCTGAACCCATTACCCAGCAAAATAATCCCCAGGGAAACTAG